The uncultured Desulfobulbus sp. genome window below encodes:
- a CDS encoding Panacea domain-containing protein, which produces MINIYHIAKVLFYADKIHLNTYGRPVIGDTYCKYPYGPAPSTILNMVYQKTEFFSPRQIEAFNTSIRVVKEQYVSISAKREPDLNYFSRSDLEALQEALDTYGELSFDEIFRLTHNELCYIATEDQQPIDYALMLDNNNPRRDSILRNITESSRYITV; this is translated from the coding sequence ATGATAAATATTTATCATATTGCTAAAGTTCTGTTTTATGCGGATAAAATCCATCTAAATACCTACGGTAGACCTGTTATAGGAGATACCTATTGTAAATATCCCTATGGTCCAGCCCCTTCGACGATTTTAAATATGGTGTATCAAAAAACAGAATTTTTTTCACCAAGGCAAATCGAAGCCTTCAACACATCGATACGAGTAGTTAAGGAGCAGTATGTTTCTATCAGTGCGAAAAGAGAGCCAGATTTGAATTATTTTTCTCGATCTGATTTGGAAGCTCTGCAAGAGGCTCTGGATACATACGGAGAACTCTCCTTTGATGAGATTTTTCGACTTACCCATAATGAGTTGTGCTACATAGCAACAGAAGATCAGCAGCCAATCGATTATGCGCTCATGCTGGATAACAATAATCCCCGCAGAGATTCAATTTTACGCAATATAACTGAATCCTCTCGATATATAACAGTCTAA
- a CDS encoding EAL domain-containing protein: MNAYRLKPNSIQKKLVQSFIAMLVLGTITIGIVSFMTARDALNQKGETILKNSVIQAIQLIEATRVQINSGFMTLERGQEYVKTALLGPRNANGTRNLHNHVDLGQNGYFIVYDTKGVEIMHPTLEGKNVWGVQDMGNNKNFLVQKQIAIALNGGGFCYYSWLLPHSNKVGKKISYSEYDPGWGWIVVATAYNQDFNKDARMILLYILTLTIATVGTVGLVGVRSVRKIVNPIFTIAEGLEKVGQGEYELIKQTGGEDEIAYLIEGYNGMIIALREARENIENKNRQLEYLAYYDELTGLHNRYGLNQYVNSRIRSNNVIGHLIQLDIAGLKVINSTMGFQQGDRVLKLIAQHYTTNHRGIKHIARTSSNEFTLWIENSQEETVKEIVNRFRDDVKSYVKAEASGAGIDFHMAMCAQETGDFDSLYEKTTMAMKIAKEKNDFTIHIYEEDMREQIENELLMSKHLSNAIMEEKILPHYQSKIDYRTMHCTGVEALARWCSEELGCISPGIFIPAIIRLNLTDQFTRYLLDRVLSDYPKLCTKYGEGITVSVNISPLSFLAPGFVEYVGKMLNKHKIAADRLILEITEDVLINDHRAVSTTIEGLHHIGVKISIDDFGTGYSSLNYLVNIDFDEMKIDKSFIHQMEKDPKAFQLLKIICDIAELHQYSLVAEGVETTAQLDLIKDTPLRIIQGYLFSKPEALD; this comes from the coding sequence ATGAATGCATACCGTTTGAAACCAAATTCCATTCAAAAAAAACTGGTCCAGAGTTTTATTGCCATGCTGGTCTTAGGCACCATCACCATCGGTATCGTCAGCTTTATGACAGCCAGGGATGCCCTGAACCAAAAAGGAGAAACAATCTTAAAAAACAGTGTCATTCAGGCCATTCAGCTCATAGAGGCCACACGAGTGCAAATCAACTCCGGTTTTATGACACTTGAACGTGGTCAGGAGTATGTCAAGACAGCACTTCTTGGACCCCGCAACGCCAACGGCACGAGAAATTTGCACAACCATGTAGATCTGGGACAAAACGGCTACTTTATTGTCTACGACACAAAAGGTGTTGAGATCATGCACCCCACCCTGGAAGGAAAAAATGTCTGGGGTGTGCAGGACATGGGCAACAACAAAAACTTTCTGGTCCAGAAACAAATCGCCATTGCCCTCAACGGAGGTGGATTTTGCTACTACAGCTGGTTACTTCCCCACTCCAACAAGGTTGGGAAAAAAATATCTTACAGTGAATATGATCCAGGTTGGGGATGGATTGTAGTTGCGACTGCCTATAACCAGGATTTCAACAAGGACGCTCGCATGATCCTGTTGTATATCCTTACCCTCACCATAGCTACCGTGGGGACGGTTGGACTCGTTGGCGTGAGAAGTGTACGAAAAATCGTCAACCCTATTTTCACCATCGCTGAAGGGTTGGAAAAGGTGGGCCAAGGAGAGTACGAACTCATCAAACAGACAGGGGGCGAAGACGAAATTGCCTACCTCATAGAAGGCTACAACGGCATGATCATCGCCCTGCGTGAGGCAAGGGAGAATATCGAAAACAAAAATCGACAGCTTGAATATCTGGCCTACTATGACGAACTCACGGGGCTGCATAACCGCTATGGCCTAAACCAGTATGTCAACAGCCGAATCCGGAGCAATAACGTTATCGGACATCTTATTCAGCTTGATATCGCAGGTCTCAAAGTCATCAACTCAACCATGGGCTTTCAACAAGGAGACCGAGTATTGAAACTCATTGCCCAACATTACACAACCAACCACCGAGGTATCAAACACATTGCCCGCACCAGCAGTAATGAATTCACCCTCTGGATTGAAAACAGCCAGGAAGAGACGGTCAAAGAAATTGTCAACAGGTTTAGAGACGACGTCAAATCCTATGTCAAAGCGGAGGCATCAGGCGCAGGTATAGATTTCCATATGGCCATGTGTGCCCAGGAAACGGGGGATTTTGACTCACTCTATGAAAAAACGACAATGGCAATGAAAATTGCCAAGGAGAAGAACGATTTCACGATCCATATCTATGAGGAAGACATGCGGGAGCAGATCGAAAATGAGCTGCTTATGAGCAAGCATCTGAGCAATGCCATCATGGAAGAAAAGATTCTCCCCCACTATCAGAGCAAGATAGATTACCGAACCATGCACTGCACCGGAGTCGAGGCCCTGGCCAGATGGTGTTCAGAAGAACTTGGCTGTATATCCCCCGGTATTTTTATCCCGGCGATTATTCGGCTCAACCTTACAGATCAGTTTACCCGCTACCTGCTGGACAGAGTACTCAGCGATTACCCTAAGCTCTGCACCAAGTACGGCGAGGGGATAACAGTATCGGTCAACATTTCTCCCCTCTCCTTTCTTGCCCCAGGCTTTGTGGAATATGTGGGAAAAATGCTGAACAAGCACAAGATAGCCGCAGACAGGCTTATACTGGAAATTACCGAGGATGTTCTGATAAACGATCACCGTGCAGTCTCGACAACTATTGAGGGACTTCACCACATCGGCGTCAAAATCTCGATAGACGATTTTGGCACAGGTTACTCCTCACTGAACTATCTGGTTAATATCGATTTTGATGAAATGAAAATCGACAAAAGCTTTATCCACCAGATGGAAAAAGATCCAAAAGCCTTCCAACTGTTAAAAATAATTTGTGATATCGCAGAACTGCACCAGTATTCGCTCGTAGCAGAAGGGGTTGAGACCACAGCTCAGCTAGATCTCATCAAAGATACGCCGTTGCGTATCATTCAAGGATATCTGTTTTCCAAACCTGAAGCTCTCGACTGA
- a CDS encoding methyl-accepting chemotaxis protein, with protein MMLSLGIVILVSFVATVGYVASSATDLSQKEAQLRFESTAREFSNQIQLEIDDAFASARGLAYATQQLKQDGTPFSRATLLSMMQGIVQGNANYFGMWMVWEPGGLDGKDEQFKGQPGHDASGRFAPYWNKMGGVHLETCVDLDKEWYTKPRDSRTEVIIDPTAYDIAGQQVFVVSVCVPIVVNGRSVGVAGVDFSMEQISQLVAEIHPYDIGYAVLATSSGMVAAHPVAENVTGTVASLYPKEILDASGENRTTHVNFSLETSGDSSLMFITPVVTGKTQAPWKLFINAPTERILEKVVRMRNGSILISSLSLLCLLGLIYLLARVVIVRPVNRVISGLEDIAQGKGDLTLRLDVNTKDELGQLAEVFNTFINKLHTMIKDIIGGVGTLSVSSSDLSTIAEHLSQGAHTTSERSNSAAQETEALAMNMNSVSAAMEQSSTNINMVATAVEEMNSTISEIAKSAENARGVSEQAVVKVTDSSEKMVELTAAASAIGKIVETITEISEQVNLLSLNATIEAARAGEAGKGFAVVANEIKELAHQTSKATGDIKEKVIRIQESSASTMSGIDEIKIVIDDVNEIVQIIATAVEEQNVATHEIAENLSQASAGIDEVNQTVSLSSVSAAGIEENIEEVSNSAADIVQEGRQIKTSSESLAQLAETLNTMVGQFKV; from the coding sequence ATGATGCTTTCTTTAGGCATCGTAATTCTTGTCTCGTTTGTGGCCACAGTTGGTTATGTGGCTAGCAGTGCGACTGATTTGTCGCAAAAAGAGGCGCAGTTGCGGTTTGAGTCAACTGCCCGCGAGTTTTCTAATCAGATTCAGCTCGAAATAGATGATGCCTTCGCCAGTGCAAGAGGGCTGGCCTATGCAACCCAGCAATTAAAACAAGATGGCACACCCTTTAGCAGGGCTACCTTGCTCAGTATGATGCAGGGGATTGTGCAGGGGAACGCCAACTATTTCGGTATGTGGATGGTCTGGGAACCCGGTGGACTGGATGGCAAGGATGAACAGTTCAAAGGTCAGCCAGGGCATGATGCCAGTGGAAGGTTTGCTCCCTATTGGAACAAGATGGGAGGTGTTCATCTGGAGACCTGTGTCGATCTGGATAAAGAGTGGTATACCAAGCCCAGAGACAGCAGAACTGAGGTCATTATTGATCCCACCGCCTATGATATCGCCGGGCAACAGGTCTTTGTTGTCAGTGTCTGCGTGCCCATTGTTGTCAATGGACGATCAGTGGGGGTGGCAGGGGTTGATTTCTCCATGGAGCAGATCAGTCAGCTGGTTGCAGAGATTCATCCTTACGATATCGGCTACGCTGTTCTTGCGACAAGCAGTGGTATGGTGGCTGCACATCCCGTTGCTGAGAATGTTACCGGGACTGTCGCTTCCCTTTATCCCAAAGAGATCCTGGATGCCAGTGGTGAAAATCGGACCACGCACGTGAATTTTTCGCTGGAAACTTCGGGCGATTCCTCGCTGATGTTCATTACCCCCGTTGTGACGGGAAAGACCCAGGCACCCTGGAAACTTTTTATCAATGCGCCAACAGAGCGCATTCTTGAAAAAGTGGTGCGGATGCGAAACGGAAGTATCCTGATATCAAGTCTCTCTTTGCTCTGTCTCTTGGGGCTTATCTATCTGCTTGCCCGGGTTGTCATTGTTCGTCCTGTGAACCGTGTTATCTCGGGCCTTGAGGATATTGCCCAGGGAAAAGGAGATTTAACCCTGCGGCTGGATGTCAATACCAAAGACGAGCTCGGGCAACTTGCGGAGGTCTTTAACACCTTCATCAACAAACTCCACACAATGATCAAAGATATCATCGGAGGAGTGGGGACACTTTCTGTCTCTTCATCCGATCTTTCCACCATCGCCGAGCATCTTTCCCAGGGGGCGCATACCACTTCGGAAAGATCCAATTCTGCTGCTCAGGAAACCGAGGCCCTGGCGATGAATATGAACTCTGTCTCTGCGGCTATGGAGCAGTCGAGCACCAATATAAATATGGTGGCCACCGCGGTTGAAGAGATGAATAGCACAATCAGTGAAATCGCTAAAAGTGCAGAAAATGCCCGAGGTGTTTCAGAGCAGGCCGTGGTCAAGGTGACCGATTCATCTGAAAAGATGGTTGAGCTGACCGCAGCTGCTTCAGCCATTGGCAAGATTGTTGAGACAATCACCGAGATTTCAGAGCAGGTAAATTTGCTCTCGCTCAACGCCACCATTGAGGCTGCCCGGGCAGGGGAAGCTGGAAAGGGCTTTGCAGTGGTCGCTAACGAGATTAAGGAGCTGGCCCATCAAACCTCAAAAGCAACCGGCGATATCAAGGAGAAGGTGATAAGAATTCAGGAGAGTTCCGCAAGCACCATGTCAGGGATTGACGAGATTAAAATTGTTATCGATGATGTTAATGAGATCGTGCAGATAATCGCCACAGCCGTTGAAGAACAGAATGTCGCCACCCATGAGATTGCAGAAAATCTAAGCCAGGCCTCGGCAGGGATTGATGAGGTCAATCAAACAGTAAGTCTGAGTTCTGTGTCCGCTGCAGGAATAGAGGAGAATATCGAAGAGGTGAGTAACTCAGCCGCAGATATTGTTCAGGAAGGGCGTCAGATTAAGACCAGCTCCGAGAGCCTGGCCCAGTTGGCTGAGACCTTAAACACCATGGTGGGGCAGTTTAAGGTGTGA
- a CDS encoding IS110 family transposase, with protein MNRWYFIGLDLHKKMIAYCIKTIDGRLIEQGMVASDRTSLKTWAKGLPGPWIGAMEATMFTGWVYDFLAPYAVELKVAHPEMLRAITAAKKKNDRADAERIADLLRVNLLPECTMLPQEIRELRRVLRYRNHLLRTAVRMHNKMSGLLMEVGAGYNKKRLRGKKYFHELLDRLDEVPSSVKELLMLSRSGFEMFQTFHKRLLQALRTNPLIQEKVGRLMTIPGVGEVTALTWVLEVGPPSRFSSIRQAISYCGLCSAQRESSTRSRTSTGTGQRQPKQGNACRGQKAGGVHDVS; from the coding sequence ATGAATAGATGGTACTTTATCGGACTGGATCTTCACAAGAAGATGATTGCCTACTGCATCAAAACCATCGATGGTCGACTCATTGAGCAAGGAATGGTAGCCTCTGACAGAACATCGTTGAAAACATGGGCAAAAGGCTTACCTGGCCCTTGGATTGGTGCGATGGAGGCCACGATGTTCACTGGCTGGGTCTACGATTTTCTTGCACCTTATGCCGTTGAGTTAAAAGTGGCCCATCCTGAGATGCTCAGAGCTATCACCGCTGCCAAGAAAAAAAACGATCGGGCCGATGCGGAAAGAATTGCCGATCTCCTGCGGGTCAACCTCTTACCGGAATGCACCATGCTTCCGCAAGAAATCAGGGAACTGCGGCGGGTTCTGCGATATCGCAACCACCTGTTACGAACAGCGGTCAGAATGCACAACAAAATGTCCGGTCTACTGATGGAGGTTGGAGCGGGCTACAATAAAAAGCGCCTTCGAGGCAAAAAATATTTTCATGAGTTATTGGATCGACTTGATGAGGTCCCATCTTCGGTTAAGGAGTTACTCATGCTAAGCCGTAGCGGATTTGAGATGTTCCAAACTTTTCACAAACGGCTACTTCAGGCCTTGCGCACAAATCCTTTAATCCAGGAAAAGGTTGGTCGATTGATGACTATTCCTGGAGTTGGCGAGGTTACTGCGCTGACCTGGGTACTTGAGGTCGGGCCTCCGTCACGATTCAGCTCTATTCGCCAAGCAATCAGTTATTGTGGCCTGTGCAGTGCACAACGGGAATCCTCAACTCGCAGCCGTACATCAACGGGAACTGGGCAAAGGCAACCGAAACAGGGCAACGCTTGCCGTGGCCAGAAGGCTGGTGGCGTACATGATGTCAGTTGA
- a CDS encoding arsenate reductase ArsC produces the protein MSSIPLSFPYFPPMHKKISLLFLCTGNSCRSQMAEGWARHLKNDLITAHSAGIETHGLNPLAVRVMAEAGVDISGQHSQHIDAFNEVPLDCIITVCGHAHETCPYFPAQVPVIHVGFDDPPQMAEKIARQGASLEEQLDCYRQVRDAIKTFILTLPQGLGL, from the coding sequence ATGAGTTCTATCCCACTTTCTTTCCCTTACTTTCCACCAATGCATAAAAAAATTTCGCTGCTTTTTCTCTGTACAGGGAACTCGTGCCGAAGCCAGATGGCCGAAGGTTGGGCACGTCACCTTAAAAACGATTTGATTACAGCCCACTCAGCCGGTATCGAGACACATGGGCTCAACCCTTTGGCGGTGCGCGTCATGGCTGAGGCCGGCGTGGATATCTCCGGGCAGCACTCCCAGCATATCGATGCCTTCAACGAGGTTCCCCTGGATTGTATCATAACCGTCTGTGGCCATGCCCATGAAACCTGCCCCTATTTTCCAGCTCAGGTGCCCGTGATTCATGTAGGTTTTGACGATCCCCCCCAAATGGCTGAGAAAATTGCTCGGCAGGGAGCAAGCCTGGAGGAGCAGCTTGATTGTTACCGCCAGGTACGCGATGCGATCAAGACCTTTATACTTACCTTACCCCAGGGACTGGGGCTATAG
- a CDS encoding ferritin family protein, translated as MPEFGAPFSGLSNGKKLTDAELIRAIRFMVAAEYEAIQLYMQLAESTDNELAISVLKDVADEERVHAGEFLRLLYELAPDEAKLYAEGAEEVEEEIEELKKK; from the coding sequence ATGCCTGAATTTGGAGCCCCTTTTTCTGGTTTGTCAAATGGTAAAAAACTCACTGATGCGGAGTTGATTCGCGCTATCCGTTTCATGGTTGCCGCCGAGTATGAGGCGATTCAGCTTTATATGCAGTTGGCTGAGTCGACTGATAACGAGCTGGCGATCAGTGTGCTCAAAGACGTTGCCGATGAAGAGCGTGTTCACGCCGGTGAATTTCTGCGTCTGCTCTACGAGCTGGCCCCTGACGAGGCCAAATTGTATGCCGAAGGTGCAGAGGAAGTGGAAGAAGAAATTGAGGAACTCAAGAAAAAATAA